One stretch of Numenius arquata chromosome 8, bNumArq3.hap1.1, whole genome shotgun sequence DNA includes these proteins:
- the FEZF2 gene encoding fez family zinc finger protein 2 has product MASSGSLETVMPSSCPRHDGRAAAANPSKTLAFSIERIMAKTSEPKPAFEQRHGGPGPEPEPGKKPLSLCSPLPCVIPIPPLGYEVPSKTLLNYSELWKSSLRGGAGLCKANCGVCCKAELALGQPSGRLIKPQVIHQAGAVPAAPRSLYYFNYLDAAYHPADILHGQLFPAGLLGAPPPGGLSAHQKLFLLENAKLAGLAAEKLPPPPPFAHKERLPGHLDQVMKEAAAAERGGPPKGHAKLGGGGGGGAAEGKPKNFTCEVCGKVFNAHYNLTRHMPVHTGARPFVCKVCGKGFRQASTLCRHKIIHTQEKPHKCNQCGKAFNRSSTLNTHIRIHAGYKPFVCEFCGKGFHQKGNYKNHKLTHSGEKQYKCTICNKAFHQIYNLTFHMHTHNDKKPFTCVTCGKGFCRNFDLKKHVRKLHDSVSSAPPPPPRDPGRSGQS; this is encoded by the exons ATGGCGAGCTCGGGGTCGCTGGAGACGGTCATGCCTTCTTCCTGCCCCCGGCACGACGGCAGGGCCGCCGCCGCTAACCCCTCCAAGACCCTGGCCTTCTCCATCGAGCGGATCATGGCCAAGACGTCGGAGCCCAAGCCAGCCTTCGAGCAGAGGCACGGCGGGCCGGGGCCAGAGCCGGAGCCGGGCAAGAAGCCGCTGAGCCTGTGCTCGCCCCTGCCCTGCGTGATTCCCATCCCGCCGCTGGGCTACGAGGTGCCCTCCAAGACTCTCCTCAACTACTCGGAGCTGTGGAAGAGCAGcctgcggggcggcgcggggctctGCAAAGCCAACTGCGGCGTCTGCTGCAAGGCAGAGCTCGCCCTGGGCCAGCCCAGCGGCCGGCTCATCAAGCCGCAGGTCATCCATCAAGCGGGGGCCGTGCCGGCAGCCCCCCGCTCCCTCTACTATTTCAACTACCTGGACGCCGCGTACCACCCGGCCGACATCCTGCACGGACAGCTCTTCCCCGCCGGCCTGCTgggcgccccgccgccgggggggcTCTCGGCCCACCAGAAGCTTTTCCTGCTGGAGAACGCCAAGCTGGCGGGGCTGGCGGCCGAgaagctgccgccgccgccgcccttcGCCCACAAGGAGCGGCTGCCGGGACACCTGGACCAGGTGatgaaggaggcggcggcggcggagcgcggcggcccCCCCAAGGGCCACGCCAAgctggggggcggcggcggcggcggggcggcggaggGCAAACCCAAAAACTTCACCTGCGAGGTCTGCGGCAAG GTGTTCAACGCGCACTACAACCTCACCCGCCACATGCCGGTGCACACGGGGGCCAGGCCGTTCGTGTGCAAGGTCTGCGGGAAGGGCTTCCGCCAGGCCAGCACCCTGTGCCGGCACAAAATCATCCACACCCAG GAGAAACCCCACAAGTGCAACCAGTGCGGGAAGGCGTTCAACAGGAGCTCCACGCTCAACACCCACATCCGCATCCACGCCGGCTACAAGCCCTTCGTCTGCGAGTTCTGCGGCAAGGGCTTCCACCAGAAAG GCAACTACAAGAACCACAAGCTGACCCACAGCGGAGAGAAGCAGTACAAGTGCACCATTTGCAACAAAGCCTTCCACCAGATCTATAACTTGACTTTCCACATGCACACCCACAACGACAAGAAGCCCTTTACGTGCGTCACTTGCGGGAAAGGATTTTGCAGAAACTTTGATTTAAAGAAGCACGTCCGAAAGTTGCACGACAGCGTCTCCAgcgctcctccgccgccgccgcgggaccCTGGGCGCAGCGGGCAGAGCTAA